Part of the Actinomycetota bacterium genome is shown below.
GCTGGCCCGTCTCGGCCACCCGCCCGGCGGGCCGGGCATCGCCGTCGCCCTCAACGGCGAGGTGGTGCCCCGCAGCGCCTGGCCCACCACCGGCCTCGACGACAACGACCGCGTCGAGGTGCTCGGCGCCTCCCAGGGAGGTTGACTGATGGATGAT
Proteins encoded:
- the thiS gene encoding sulfur carrier protein ThiS gives rise to the protein MTVIVNGQPAEVDQGQTVAGLLARLGHPPGGPGIAVALNGEVVPRSAWPTTGLDDNDRVEVLGASQGG